In the Enterococcus saigonensis genome, one interval contains:
- a CDS encoding MerR family transcriptional regulator, which produces MPVTTKKYSIQEISRQLAIPASTLRYYEKQGLLQNVHRAGKHRLYTTEHIDRLGAIQCFKKTGMSLKQIKDFFYHEDVTKDSAALVFLLENQCEAVKKQIAELEENKAQVERKLQFYTAKITAQQDSFGWTDFEEAERKEAGKL; this is translated from the coding sequence ATGCCAGTCACTACAAAAAAATATAGTATCCAAGAAATCAGTCGGCAATTGGCTATTCCAGCATCGACATTGCGCTATTATGAAAAACAAGGACTCTTGCAAAATGTACATCGTGCTGGCAAACATCGCCTTTACACAACCGAACACATTGATCGACTAGGAGCAATTCAATGTTTTAAAAAAACAGGAATGTCGTTAAAGCAGATTAAAGATTTTTTTTACCACGAGGATGTTACAAAAGATTCAGCTGCACTGGTCTTTTTATTAGAAAATCAATGTGAAGCCGTCAAAAAGCAAATAGCAGAGTTGGAAGAAAATAAAGCACAAGTAGAGCGCAAATTACAATTTTATACTGCTAAAATCACAGCCCAACAAGACTCTTTCGGTTGGACTGATTTTGAAGAAGCTGAAAGAAAAGAGGCTGGGAAATTATGA
- a CDS encoding ABC transporter ATP-binding protein, with the protein MSELVVFDHVGKKFGESTALEDVSFSIKTGEIFVLVGSSGSGKTTSLKMINALHIPTSGDIYFKNKKIKDYDPQKLRWQIGYVLQQIALFPTMTVLENIEIIPEMLGWSKEKRKERAFELLRAVELDPQVYADRMPSELSGGEQQRVGILRALAAKPDVMLMDEPFSALDPISREQLQNLVLTLHKDLQNTIVFVTHDMKEAVKLGDRIAVMKEGHLIQCDTPAEIAAHPANEFVAEFFKGTDITWQPLQAQLAAVVLAGFYTEDTTSDYPTLTLQQTVQESLPLLAKNNFRVATDKILTAANLLSFLAASQEE; encoded by the coding sequence ATGAGTGAGTTAGTTGTTTTTGACCATGTTGGTAAAAAATTTGGTGAAAGTACAGCGCTAGAAGATGTCTCTTTTAGTATTAAAACGGGTGAAATTTTTGTCCTCGTCGGTTCATCTGGCAGTGGTAAGACCACTTCTTTAAAAATGATCAACGCATTGCATATACCTACTAGCGGAGATATTTATTTTAAAAATAAGAAGATTAAAGATTATGATCCACAGAAACTTCGTTGGCAGATTGGGTATGTTTTGCAACAAATCGCCTTATTTCCAACTATGACTGTTTTAGAAAATATAGAAATTATTCCTGAAATGCTTGGTTGGAGCAAGGAAAAACGGAAAGAAAGAGCGTTTGAATTATTGCGTGCAGTGGAGTTGGATCCTCAAGTATATGCTGACCGTATGCCAAGTGAATTATCTGGCGGGGAACAACAGCGTGTAGGTATCTTGCGTGCCTTAGCTGCTAAACCAGATGTTATGCTAATGGATGAACCGTTTAGTGCGCTAGATCCAATTTCAAGAGAGCAATTACAAAATCTTGTTTTGACCCTTCATAAAGATTTACAAAATACGATTGTTTTTGTGACGCACGACATGAAAGAAGCCGTTAAATTGGGTGATCGTATTGCTGTCATGAAAGAAGGGCATTTAATTCAATGTGATACTCCAGCAGAAATTGCGGCACATCCTGCCAATGAATTTGTGGCAGAATTCTTTAAAGGAACAGATATTACCTGGCAACCGTTACAAGCTCAATTAGCAGCAGTAGTGTTAGCAGGATTTTACACAGAAGATACCACTTCAGATTATCCGACACTTACACTTCAGCAGACAGTGCAAGAAAGTCTGCCATTACTAGCTAAAAATAATTTTCGTGTAGCAACCGACAAAATTTTAACTGCGGCTAATTTATTGAGTTTTTTAGCAGCAAGTCAAGAAGAATAA
- a CDS encoding DHH family phosphoesterase, with protein sequence MEDRKTLIKQFSHTDLDGVGSALLLQAILQEQKGYVAENYLPVGYSEPGADGTIDKHVLNFIKTNDAAITELYITDICPSDEVIDQLATYCTENKITWHIFDHHITSVHVNQNYPENASIIVADETTNLKHSATSVLFKVLVGKMPTELFQDKLWQRLANVADIIRCYDCWDWQLNPNAAYKEAAAEFNNLFYFYSWEKRIELMGSIMATGLTLLSDYSEIIAALKEKEADYVRSKTLKAQFGVLAGKTFAYTFGEQYTSVLGNALARLEHPETKKEVDFSLVLNGKGVSLRTNNDDIDLSLLAARYFNGGGHKRASGGAFAEIQYFISDSENPDNALRLFLDITR encoded by the coding sequence ATGGAAGATAGAAAAACTTTAATTAAACAATTTTCCCATACAGACTTAGATGGTGTGGGCTCCGCTTTGTTATTACAAGCCATTTTGCAAGAACAAAAGGGCTATGTAGCAGAAAATTATTTGCCAGTTGGCTATTCTGAACCTGGCGCAGACGGTACAATTGACAAACACGTTTTAAACTTTATAAAAACTAATGACGCTGCGATAACTGAGCTTTACATTACTGATATTTGCCCATCAGATGAAGTAATTGACCAATTGGCGACGTATTGTACTGAAAATAAAATTACCTGGCATATTTTTGATCACCATATCACCTCTGTTCACGTTAACCAAAACTATCCGGAAAATGCTTCAATTATTGTGGCAGATGAAACGACGAATTTGAAACATTCCGCTACGAGTGTGTTATTTAAAGTTTTAGTTGGGAAAATGCCTACAGAACTATTCCAAGATAAATTATGGCAACGACTAGCTAATGTTGCCGATATTATTCGCTGTTATGACTGTTGGGATTGGCAACTGAATCCAAATGCAGCTTATAAAGAAGCCGCAGCGGAGTTCAACAATCTATTTTATTTCTACAGTTGGGAAAAACGCATTGAGCTGATGGGAAGCATAATGGCAACTGGCCTCACTTTACTTTCTGACTACAGCGAAATTATTGCGGCATTAAAAGAAAAAGAAGCAGATTATGTTCGTAGTAAAACGCTAAAAGCCCAATTTGGTGTCTTAGCTGGCAAAACTTTCGCCTACACATTTGGCGAACAATACACTTCTGTTTTAGGAAATGCATTAGCACGTTTAGAACATCCGGAAACAAAAAAAGAAGTTGATTTTAGCTTGGTGCTAAATGGCAAAGGCGTCTCTTTACGTACCAACAATGACGATATCGACTTGTCTTTACTTGCTGCACGTTACTTTAACGGTGGCGGACACAAGCGTGCTTCCGGTGGCGCCTTTGCTGAAATTCAATACTTTATTTCAGATAGTGAAAATCCAGATAACGCATTACGTTTATTTTTAGACATTACACGCTAA
- a CDS encoding aldo/keto reductase, producing the protein MYHANEHRYEKMTYQRVGKSGLKLPEISLGFWHNFGDVDVLANQRKIMQAAFDNGITHFDLANNYGPPAGSAEKNFGKIFAEDFAPYRDEIIVSSKAGYYMWPGPYGEWGSKKNLIASCDQSLKRTGLDYFDIFYHHRPDPDTPLEETAHALDLLVRQGKALYVGVSNYSPEETAAIAKIFKEWHTPFIIHQPPYNMFNRKIEEGLTDVLADEGLGAIVFSPLAQGLLTNRYLNGIPADSRAKRSDSPFLSSEQVEATLSKVQRLNDLAKTRGQTLAEMALAWNLRQPTVASVLIGASRVSQLEDNLKALENTIFSPAELSLIDEILG; encoded by the coding sequence ATGTATCACGCTAATGAACACCGTTATGAAAAAATGACGTATCAACGAGTGGGAAAATCTGGATTAAAATTGCCGGAAATTTCGTTAGGTTTTTGGCATAACTTTGGGGATGTCGATGTTTTGGCTAACCAACGCAAAATTATGCAGGCTGCTTTTGATAATGGTATCACCCACTTTGATTTGGCAAATAATTACGGTCCTCCTGCAGGCTCTGCGGAAAAAAACTTTGGCAAAATTTTCGCCGAAGACTTTGCACCTTATCGCGATGAAATTATTGTCTCTTCTAAAGCAGGATATTACATGTGGCCTGGCCCTTATGGCGAATGGGGTTCAAAAAAGAATCTCATCGCAAGCTGTGATCAAAGTCTCAAACGAACAGGCTTAGATTACTTCGATATTTTTTATCATCATCGCCCAGATCCTGATACGCCGTTAGAAGAAACTGCCCACGCACTAGATTTATTAGTAAGGCAAGGAAAAGCATTATACGTAGGCGTTTCGAATTATTCACCAGAAGAAACAGCTGCAATTGCAAAGATTTTTAAAGAATGGCATACCCCATTTATTATCCATCAGCCACCTTACAACATGTTTAATCGTAAGATTGAAGAAGGACTAACCGATGTTTTAGCCGATGAAGGATTAGGTGCCATCGTCTTTAGTCCACTAGCTCAAGGTTTACTAACAAATCGCTATTTAAATGGTATTCCAGCTGATTCTCGGGCAAAACGTTCTGACAGTCCCTTTTTATCTTCTGAACAAGTTGAAGCAACATTAAGTAAAGTCCAAAGATTAAACGACCTTGCCAAAACGCGCGGACAAACCTTAGCAGAAATGGCATTGGCCTGGAATTTACGTCAACCTACCGTTGCTAGTGTCTTAATCGGAGCCTCTCGTGTCAGCCAATTGGAAGATAATTTAAAAGCGTTGGAAAATACAATTTTTTCGCCAGCAGAATTATCTTTAATTGATGAAATTTTAGGATAA
- a CDS encoding dihydrolipoyl dehydrogenase family protein — MAEYDVAILGAGPACLSLAFDLKAAGKTVAVVEENLFGGTCPNAGCDPKKILFAAEQARQQVAQLVGKGFAADAVPAVSWPELMAFKKTYTDPVSPERIAGFDASGIKHFHGHGRLISNHEIVVSATFGTSKDENIAEKPLQKLTAKQIILATGQRARLLDIPGKEHFLTSTDFLALETLPEKMIFLGAGYISFELAAIANACGAKVTILHHNDTPLRGFDSDLAQHLVTELEKSGITFVFNEDIQSLTKQENKNLRVTTNKSVYETNAVICATGRMANVENLGLEELGIDASSRGISVDERLQTSQKNIFAMGDCIAKKEPKMTPVAGFEGRYLSQFLLGKTKAAIRYPKVPTSVFTLPTLAQVGVTSSEAKENPDMYTTEWFDMHEWYNYFRTNDPVALAKIIYAKDSGEIVGAATLNQKADEWINLMTFVINLGIKKEQLQNIIMAYPSVGSDLQYY, encoded by the coding sequence ATGGCAGAGTATGATGTGGCAATTTTAGGTGCAGGTCCAGCTTGTTTATCATTGGCTTTTGATTTAAAAGCAGCAGGAAAAACTGTTGCTGTAGTAGAAGAGAATTTATTTGGCGGGACGTGTCCAAATGCAGGATGCGACCCAAAGAAAATTTTATTTGCCGCAGAACAAGCCCGTCAACAAGTAGCGCAATTGGTCGGAAAAGGATTTGCAGCTGATGCAGTCCCCGCAGTTTCATGGCCAGAATTAATGGCTTTTAAAAAGACATACACCGATCCGGTTTCTCCTGAAAGAATCGCGGGTTTTGATGCTAGTGGCATTAAACATTTTCATGGCCATGGACGCCTAATTTCCAATCATGAAATTGTGGTATCCGCTACGTTTGGAACATCAAAAGATGAAAATATAGCTGAAAAACCGCTACAAAAATTAACCGCTAAACAAATCATTCTAGCCACAGGGCAACGGGCACGCTTGCTGGATATTCCAGGTAAAGAACACTTTTTAACCAGTACAGATTTCTTAGCACTGGAAACTTTGCCAGAGAAGATGATTTTTCTTGGTGCAGGTTATATTAGTTTTGAGTTGGCGGCAATTGCGAATGCTTGCGGTGCTAAAGTGACGATTTTACACCATAATGATACCCCTTTAAGAGGCTTTGATTCAGATTTGGCACAACATTTGGTAACTGAACTGGAAAAAAGCGGAATTACGTTTGTCTTTAATGAAGATATTCAGTCGCTTACAAAACAAGAAAATAAAAACTTGCGGGTTACCACCAATAAGTCGGTTTATGAAACGAATGCAGTAATATGTGCAACAGGAAGAATGGCGAATGTAGAAAATTTGGGATTAGAAGAACTAGGAATTGATGCAAGTAGTCGTGGTATTAGTGTAGATGAGCGTTTGCAAACGAGTCAAAAAAATATTTTTGCTATGGGTGACTGTATTGCCAAAAAGGAACCTAAAATGACACCAGTGGCAGGTTTTGAAGGACGTTATTTGAGTCAATTCTTACTAGGTAAAACAAAAGCTGCGATTCGCTATCCTAAAGTACCCACTTCCGTTTTTACGTTGCCTACATTAGCACAAGTTGGTGTGACCAGCAGTGAGGCAAAAGAAAATCCCGATATGTATACAACGGAATGGTTTGATATGCATGAGTGGTATAACTATTTTCGTACTAATGATCCAGTAGCTTTAGCTAAAATTATTTATGCCAAAGATAGTGGCGAAATTGTTGGGGCAGCGACTTTAAATCAAAAAGCAGATGAGTGGATCAATTTAATGACCTTCGTTATCAATTTAGGTATTAAAAAAGAACAACTGCAAAATATTATTATGGCGTATCCTTCTGTGGGTAGTGATTTGCAGTATTATTAA
- a CDS encoding ABC transporter permease/substrate-binding protein has product MGSLWQTFSERKGELISALVEHISISLVALLFAMLIAIPLAIWLVKYKKLAEIMLQITGVLQTIPSLALLGLLIPLVGIGTVPAIIALVIYALLPIFQSTYIGLSEIDPSLEEAADAFGMSRFRKLRKVELPIALPVIISGIRTALVLIIGTATLAALIGAGGLGTFILLGIDRNDTSLIIIGAVSSALLAIIFSTAIRLLQKVRPRVIVTSLVALFLVIGGIGLSQSSLFQPETITIAGKLGAEPEILINMYKELIEQDSDVNVELKPNFGKTTFLFSALKNDQIDIYPEFTGTVLESLVKVPKKDAGQHSAAQTYTLAKDLLLQQEQLAFLPPMAYQNTYALAVKKTFAKEHGLKTISDLKKIENQVHAGFTLEFNDRNDGNKGLKQLYQLNLKVSQMEPALRYTAINNGDVNVIDAYSTDSEIKQYDLITLQDDQQLFPPYQGAPLMRQAFATKHPEIVKSLNQLKDKITEDEMVAMNYAVNVEGQKPATVAREYLQQKGLLGGEDK; this is encoded by the coding sequence ATGGGGTCATTATGGCAAACATTTAGCGAACGAAAGGGCGAATTAATTTCAGCATTAGTTGAACACATTAGTATTTCACTTGTTGCATTATTATTTGCAATGTTGATTGCAATCCCGTTAGCCATTTGGTTAGTTAAATATAAAAAATTAGCAGAGATTATGCTACAAATTACAGGAGTTTTACAAACGATTCCTTCGTTAGCTCTTTTGGGGCTACTAATTCCCCTAGTGGGTATAGGCACCGTACCGGCAATTATCGCACTCGTTATTTACGCGCTATTACCAATTTTTCAAAGTACTTACATCGGGTTAAGTGAGATTGACCCTTCACTAGAAGAAGCCGCAGATGCCTTTGGGATGAGCCGTTTTCGCAAGTTGCGAAAAGTGGAGTTGCCCATTGCACTACCTGTTATTATTTCTGGGATTCGGACGGCATTGGTTTTAATCATTGGGACAGCCACACTTGCGGCGTTAATCGGTGCAGGTGGTTTAGGTACTTTTATCTTGCTGGGAATTGATCGTAATGATACCAGTTTAATCATCATTGGTGCTGTGAGCTCAGCCTTATTAGCGATTATTTTTAGTACGGCTATTCGTCTGCTTCAAAAAGTCCGCCCTCGTGTCATTGTGACTAGTTTAGTAGCGTTGTTTCTAGTAATTGGTGGTATTGGCTTATCACAGTCGTCATTATTCCAACCTGAAACTATAACGATTGCTGGTAAATTAGGAGCAGAACCTGAAATCTTAATTAATATGTACAAAGAGTTAATTGAACAAGATAGTGACGTCAATGTGGAATTAAAGCCCAATTTTGGTAAAACAACTTTTCTATTTAGCGCGTTAAAAAATGATCAAATTGACATTTATCCTGAGTTTACCGGGACAGTATTAGAATCTTTAGTAAAAGTGCCAAAAAAAGATGCCGGACAGCATTCAGCAGCTCAAACTTATACATTGGCCAAAGACTTATTACTTCAGCAAGAACAGCTGGCATTTTTACCTCCGATGGCGTATCAAAATACGTACGCACTCGCAGTGAAAAAAACATTTGCAAAAGAACATGGGTTAAAAACCATCAGTGATTTGAAAAAAATTGAAAATCAGGTTCATGCTGGTTTTACACTGGAATTTAATGATCGTAATGATGGAAATAAGGGCTTAAAACAATTGTACCAACTCAATTTAAAAGTTAGTCAAATGGAGCCCGCCCTACGTTACACGGCGATTAATAATGGGGATGTGAATGTGATTGATGCCTATTCGACGGATAGTGAGATCAAGCAATACGACTTAATCACACTACAAGATGATCAACAGCTATTTCCACCTTATCAAGGTGCACCGCTGATGCGACAAGCGTTTGCAACAAAACATCCAGAAATTGTCAAAAGCTTAAATCAATTAAAAGATAAGATTACAGAAGATGAAATGGTCGCTATGAACTATGCTGTCAATGTAGAAGGACAAAAACCGGCCACAGTTGCACGCGAATACCTGCAACAAAAAGGTCTTTTAGGAGGTGAGGATAAATGA